In Hallerella succinigenes, the following are encoded in one genomic region:
- the thrS gene encoding threonine--tRNA ligase, giving the protein MSQIELTFPDGSVRSVASGITGLEIAKGISEGLARKALGVKLGDKVLDLTRPLTESGTIKIITPSNDDPDALMLLRHSCSHVLAEAICDLFPGTKLAYGPAIDKGFYYDLMTPTPIQQSDFERIEKRMKEIIKEDRPFTRCEVSAADGLKRTEGDKYKTDNAQRALAREGSDGTLSFYVTGEPGKNFEDLCAGPHVPSTGKLKNFKVLSMSGAYWHGDQNSDQLTRVYGTCFADKEGLETYLKFLEEAEKRDHRKIGKEMDLYHIEDHSPGMVFWHPKGTKMVNALKDYIRGKIDRRGYLEVITPEIVNKTLWIKSGHADKYNENMFKTLAGDVEMAVKPMNCPCHIQIFNTGLRSWRDLPMRLAEFGKCHRYEPAGTMHGLMRVRGFVQDDAHIFCTEDQIASEVADFCALVKEIYHDFGFDDIVVKFSTRPEKRVGSDEIWDKAEAALAEATKLAGLDYILNPGEGAFYGPKLEFTLKDSLGRDWQCGTIQVDFNLPQRLGAEYVGKDNQKHIPVMLHRAAVGSIERFLGILIEEFMGDFPLWLAPVQARVLPISEKFVDYAKKVEKELVNAGVRVEVDESNEKLGYKIRQCELQKVPYKIIVGEKEQAEGVIAVNKRKEGDKGQMTVAQFLEMTAEDRKVVR; this is encoded by the coding sequence ATGTCTCAAATCGAACTCACCTTCCCCGATGGCTCCGTACGTTCCGTAGCATCGGGCATCACCGGCCTCGAAATTGCGAAGGGCATTTCCGAAGGTCTTGCACGCAAGGCGCTTGGCGTCAAACTCGGCGATAAGGTCCTCGACCTCACGCGCCCGCTCACCGAGAGCGGCACCATCAAGATTATCACGCCGAGCAACGACGACCCGGATGCTCTGATGCTCCTGCGTCACAGCTGCAGCCACGTGCTTGCCGAAGCCATCTGCGACCTGTTTCCGGGCACCAAGCTCGCCTACGGTCCGGCTATCGACAAGGGTTTCTACTACGATTTGATGACACCGACCCCGATCCAGCAGTCGGATTTCGAGCGCATTGAAAAGCGCATGAAGGAAATCATCAAGGAAGACCGTCCGTTTACCCGTTGCGAAGTCAGCGCCGCCGATGGCCTGAAGCGCACCGAAGGCGACAAGTACAAGACGGATAACGCGCAGCGCGCACTCGCCCGCGAAGGCAGCGACGGTACGCTTAGCTTCTACGTGACTGGCGAACCGGGCAAGAACTTCGAAGACCTCTGTGCCGGTCCCCACGTGCCTTCTACTGGCAAGCTCAAGAATTTCAAGGTGCTCTCCATGTCGGGTGCATACTGGCATGGTGACCAGAACAGCGACCAGCTGACCCGCGTCTATGGCACCTGCTTTGCCGACAAGGAAGGTCTCGAAACATACCTGAAGTTCCTGGAAGAGGCCGAAAAGCGCGACCACCGCAAGATCGGCAAGGAAATGGACCTCTACCACATCGAAGACCATTCTCCGGGCATGGTGTTCTGGCACCCGAAGGGCACCAAGATGGTGAACGCCCTGAAGGACTACATCCGCGGTAAGATTGACCGTCGTGGCTACCTCGAAGTGATTACGCCGGAAATCGTGAACAAGACTTTGTGGATCAAGTCCGGCCACGCCGACAAGTACAACGAGAACATGTTCAAGACGCTCGCGGGCGACGTGGAAATGGCCGTGAAGCCGATGAACTGCCCCTGCCACATCCAGATTTTCAACACGGGTCTCCGCAGCTGGCGCGACCTGCCGATGCGCCTTGCCGAATTCGGTAAGTGCCACCGTTACGAACCTGCCGGTACCATGCACGGCCTGATGCGCGTGCGCGGCTTTGTGCAGGACGATGCCCACATCTTCTGTACCGAAGACCAGATTGCAAGCGAAGTGGCCGATTTCTGCGCCCTCGTGAAGGAAATCTACCACGACTTTGGTTTTGACGATATCGTGGTGAAGTTCTCCACCCGCCCGGAAAAGCGCGTGGGTTCCGACGAAATTTGGGACAAGGCTGAAGCCGCCCTCGCCGAAGCCACCAAGCTCGCCGGCCTCGACTACATTTTGAACCCGGGCGAAGGCGCCTTCTACGGCCCGAAGCTTGAATTCACGCTGAAGGACAGCCTCGGTCGTGACTGGCAGTGCGGTACCATCCAGGTGGACTTCAACTTGCCGCAGCGTCTCGGCGCCGAATATGTCGGTAAGGACAACCAGAAGCACATTCCGGTGATGCTGCACCGCGCCGCCGTGGGTTCCATCGAACGCTTCCTCGGCATCCTTATCGAAGAGTTCATGGGCGATTTCCCGCTGTGGCTCGCTCCGGTTCAGGCCCGCGTGCTCCCGATTTCTGAAAAGTTCGTTGACTACGCTAAGAAGGTCGAGAAGGAACTCGTGAACGCCGGCGTCCGCGTGGAAGTTGACGAATCCAACGAAAAGCTCGGCTACAAGATCCGCCAGTGCGAACTCCAGAAGGTGCCGTACAAGATCATCGTTGGCGAAAAGGAACAGGCTGAAGGCGTTATCGCAGTCAACAAGAGAAAGGAAGGCGACAAGGGTCAGATGACCGTCGCCCAGTTCCTCGAAATGACCGCCGAAGACCGCAAGGTTGTGCGCTAA
- a CDS encoding LysR family transcriptional regulator — protein MELRVLRYFLEAARLGNVSRAADNLCVTQPTVSRQLKELEEELGEKLFERTNYAIRLTSAGELLRERAEDILSMADRTVQDFKSLKEDEVVGEIAIACAESRNVNFLSKCIGILRDDYPKIKYNLYSGDSERALEKLDKGIFDFAVVVDNVDLEKYNCLAVRSVDRWGVVMRRNDPLAKRDFIEPKDLLDKPLMASRQAMVADLPKWFGDDIAKLNLIVGLDLSYNGSVLAKEGTGYLLTFDGLVDTSRTSRLCFRPLMPELTTNMYIIWRRGQQFTRAGELFLDTLRHVLGD, from the coding sequence ATGGAACTTCGAGTTTTGCGGTATTTTCTGGAGGCGGCGCGGTTGGGGAATGTCTCGCGCGCGGCGGATAATCTTTGCGTGACGCAGCCGACGGTGAGTCGCCAGCTCAAGGAGTTGGAGGAGGAACTGGGCGAGAAGCTTTTCGAGCGCACGAATTACGCGATTCGGCTGACGTCTGCGGGGGAACTCTTGCGGGAGCGTGCGGAGGACATCCTTTCGATGGCAGACAGGACGGTGCAGGATTTCAAGTCGCTGAAGGAAGACGAGGTGGTGGGTGAAATTGCCATTGCCTGTGCGGAATCGCGGAACGTGAACTTTCTCTCGAAGTGCATCGGGATTCTCCGGGACGACTATCCGAAGATTAAGTACAACTTATATTCGGGCGACAGCGAGCGCGCCCTGGAAAAGCTGGACAAGGGCATTTTCGATTTCGCGGTGGTTGTAGATAACGTCGATTTGGAAAAATACAACTGCCTTGCGGTGCGTTCGGTGGACCGCTGGGGCGTGGTGATGCGTCGCAACGACCCTTTGGCCAAGCGAGATTTTATTGAGCCGAAGGACTTGCTCGACAAGCCGCTGATGGCGTCGCGACAGGCGATGGTGGCGGATTTGCCGAAATGGTTCGGCGACGATATCGCAAAGCTGAATTTGATTGTGGGGCTCGACCTTTCATACAACGGTTCGGTGCTTGCGAAGGAGGGCACTGGCTACCTGCTCACTTTCGATGGTCTGGTGGATACGAGCCGCACTTCGCGTTTGTGTTTCAGGCCGCTCATGCCCGAGCTCACCACCAACATGTACATCATTTGGCGGCGGGGCCAGCAGTTCACGCGGGCGGGGGAACTTTTCCTCGATACGCTCCGGCACGTGCTGGGGGATTGA
- a CDS encoding HsdM family class I SAM-dependent methyltransferase, with translation MSKGGGNGAGYPEFILTFPTDSRYLIVVECKALPSMHESKNKDKPKDYAVDGVLHYAKALSKEFEVIAIASSGESETELKISHYLWKCGANTCQKLTDKKLLSLNDYLKIFDNERFAENLRSVDIISKAIYLNEEYNDYSIPELTRNTMVSAILLSLLNKPFRESFMSQPTIRSLGEAMMGAIKTTLSANKVRNENAMIGEYSKILNEPIFRENAVKNKTTKKLVYSLEVMKNIIDYLYKNVYPLTQMDDSGFDVLGRFYTEFIRYAGSEQKQGLVLTPSHVTDLFCDLVDLNLNDVAYDPCCGTAGFLIAGMKRLFKLAGNDKRRHLKIRSSQLVGVELRPQMYTYACSNMMLRGDGRSNIYCGDCFQTKGAIETHKPTVAFLNPPYDVGTAQQMEFIEHAIDVVKPQQGRVAAIVQMSCGIKDEKNLIEVKRRILEKAHLKAVLSMPDDLFYPVGVVTCVMVFDTSKENAGLESWFGYFKDDGFEKRKNQGRIDARGKFAAIKDKWLAAYKNLKEVPGLSVRYEVQAEDEWCAEAYMETDYSTLNQKDFEKKMKEYISFKFLSE, from the coding sequence ATGTCCAAGGGTGGTGGAAACGGCGCTGGTTATCCAGAATTCATACTTACATTCCCGACGGATTCCCGTTATCTTATTGTTGTGGAATGTAAGGCGTTGCCATCAATGCATGAGTCTAAGAATAAAGACAAACCCAAAGATTATGCGGTTGATGGCGTTCTGCATTACGCCAAGGCTCTTTCAAAGGAATTTGAGGTTATTGCGATTGCGTCAAGCGGTGAATCTGAAACAGAATTGAAAATTTCGCACTACCTATGGAAATGCGGCGCAAACACCTGCCAGAAACTTACGGATAAAAAACTTCTTTCCTTGAATGATTATCTTAAGATTTTTGACAATGAACGGTTTGCAGAAAACCTGCGTAGTGTAGATATCATTTCAAAAGCAATATATCTGAACGAAGAATATAATGATTATTCAATTCCTGAATTGACTCGCAATACCATGGTGAGCGCCATTCTGCTTTCACTCTTGAACAAGCCCTTCCGTGAAAGTTTTATGTCGCAGCCTACAATTCGTAGTCTTGGCGAAGCGATGATGGGAGCGATTAAGACGACTCTTTCTGCAAACAAAGTCCGTAACGAAAACGCCATGATTGGCGAATACAGCAAAATTTTGAACGAACCAATCTTTCGCGAAAATGCGGTAAAAAATAAAACCACCAAGAAACTCGTGTACAGCCTTGAAGTCATGAAAAACATCATAGACTATCTGTACAAGAACGTATATCCCTTAACGCAAATGGACGATTCAGGATTCGATGTTTTGGGGCGTTTTTATACGGAATTCATTCGCTATGCGGGAAGTGAGCAAAAGCAAGGTCTCGTCCTGACCCCGTCGCATGTGACAGATTTGTTCTGCGATTTAGTTGATCTGAATTTGAACGATGTCGCATATGACCCTTGTTGTGGTACGGCTGGTTTCCTTATTGCAGGAATGAAGCGTCTTTTCAAGTTGGCCGGAAATGACAAGCGAAGGCATTTGAAAATTCGTTCGTCGCAACTTGTCGGCGTGGAACTCCGTCCGCAAATGTACACCTACGCTTGTTCAAATATGATGCTCCGAGGCGATGGCCGCTCTAATATCTATTGCGGAGACTGTTTTCAAACCAAAGGAGCTATCGAAACTCATAAACCGACCGTAGCATTCTTGAATCCTCCCTACGATGTGGGGACGGCCCAACAAATGGAATTCATAGAACATGCTATTGATGTGGTGAAACCTCAGCAAGGTAGAGTTGCTGCTATTGTGCAAATGAGTTGCGGAATCAAGGATGAAAAGAATTTGATTGAGGTTAAGAGAAGAATCCTTGAAAAGGCTCATTTGAAGGCTGTTTTAAGCATGCCTGACGATTTATTCTATCCCGTCGGCGTTGTAACGTGTGTAATGGTTTTTGACACATCTAAGGAAAATGCAGGACTTGAAAGTTGGTTCGGATATTTCAAGGACGATGGATTTGAAAAGCGCAAGAACCAGGGACGCATTGATGCTCGTGGTAAATTTGCCGCCATAAAGGACAAATGGCTTGCTGCGTACAAAAATCTCAAAGAAGTTCCAGGCCTTTCCGTGCGCTATGAAGTCCAAGCCGAGGATGAATGGTGTGCCGAAGCCTACATGGAAACGGATTATAGTACACTCAATCAAAAAGATTTTGAAAAGAAAATGAAGGAATACATCTCCTTCAAATTTTTAAGCGAGTAA
- a CDS encoding restriction endonuclease subunit S: protein MVPLIDIFDVWYGVNLEVVNSEVVSAGIPFVSRQSVNNGVVCHVKKMDDVEPNPSHTLSIAVSGSVLSTFYHDYEYYSGRDIYVAKPKIKLTKEEMLYYCYVIEQNKYRYNYGRGANKTFRSILVPSKDEIPKYVRTKEAEIRFCNKPIISNKIKLNTDSWKWFRYDEIFEICKGFYNKKPEENPIGDIPFIGATDSNNGITSMHDLDTIKDASKTGDEPNAPLEQKIFKSNCITVSNNGSVGYAFYQPKEFTCTHDVNPLYIHKKWNKELNIYIAMFLCSLIEKERFRWDYGRKWRPKRMPDSLIKLPVRKITPNEYEPDWQFMEDYIKSLPYSSSL from the coding sequence ATGGTTCCTTTGATTGATATTTTTGATGTATGGTATGGCGTCAATTTAGAGGTTGTCAATAGTGAGGTTGTATCGGCTGGCATTCCATTTGTTTCAAGGCAATCTGTAAATAATGGTGTTGTATGCCATGTAAAAAAGATGGACGATGTTGAGCCTAATCCTTCACATACATTAAGTATTGCCGTCAGTGGTAGTGTCCTTTCAACATTTTATCACGATTATGAGTATTATAGCGGTCGAGATATCTATGTGGCAAAGCCCAAAATTAAACTGACTAAAGAAGAAATGCTTTATTACTGCTATGTAATTGAGCAAAATAAATACAGATACAATTATGGCCGGGGTGCGAATAAAACGTTTAGAAGTATTTTAGTTCCGTCTAAAGATGAAATTCCAAAATATGTAAGAACAAAAGAAGCTGAGATTCGCTTCTGCAACAAGCCCATTATTTCTAACAAAATCAAATTAAATACGGATAGTTGGAAGTGGTTTCGTTATGATGAAATATTTGAAATCTGCAAAGGTTTCTATAATAAAAAGCCTGAAGAAAATCCCATTGGTGATATTCCATTTATTGGAGCAACGGATTCAAACAACGGAATTACATCGATGCATGATTTAGACACGATTAAGGATGCGTCTAAAACTGGCGATGAACCCAATGCTCCCCTTGAACAAAAGATTTTCAAGTCCAATTGCATAACCGTATCAAACAACGGTTCTGTAGGATACGCTTTTTATCAGCCAAAGGAGTTCACCTGTACTCATGATGTAAATCCATTATATATCCATAAGAAATGGAATAAGGAACTCAATATTTACATAGCAATGTTCTTATGTTCTCTTATTGAAAAGGAACGTTTTAGATGGGATTATGGGCGAAAGTGGCGACCCAAAAGGATGCCTGATTCGTTGATAAAACTTCCTGTTCGCAAAATCACTCCCAACGAATATGAACCTGATTGGCAATTTATGGAAGATTACATCAAGTCACTTCCGTATTCATCAAGTCTTTAA
- a CDS encoding DUF1016 N-terminal domain-containing protein produces the protein MAKEVISTKLVQDAKQIIETARKNAVRSVDFCRVQMYWKLGKRIFEEEQHGKKRADYGAYIVKSLAEKLEAEYGSGFSKRQLEFCRQFFIT, from the coding sequence ATGGCTAAAGAAGTTATCTCTACGAAGCTGGTCCAAGATGCCAAGCAAATCATCGAGACTGCGCGGAAAAATGCGGTCAGGAGCGTTGATTTCTGTCGTGTCCAGATGTACTGGAAACTTGGCAAGCGTATTTTCGAAGAAGAACAGCATGGCAAGAAGCGTGCCGATTATGGGGCGTATATCGTGAAATCGCTTGCAGAAAAACTGGAAGCGGAATATGGCAGCGGATTTTCTAAGCGTCAATTAGAATTTTGCCGCCAATTTTTCATTACCTAG
- a CDS encoding IS5 family transposase, with the protein MYRPPKSHAQTSLFCSLEEQLNHKHSLYVLANKIDWNKFETEFSKRFDDKMGAPNKPIRLMTGLIILKHIRNVSDESVVEQFQENAYYQYFCGERFFSTEQPCDPSELVHFRHMIGEAGMDMILKESILVNDDHDKQGPTGCGTVFLDTTVQEKNITFPTDAKLANKIIEQVQRIVEEHDLPQRQSYKRTLKKVHRDQRFRNHPKNGKKAHKADRRLKTIAGRLVRELERNLASKNLLNTYKEKIELFKKVLAQKKCDKDKVYSLHEPEVKCIGKGKEHKKYEFGNKVSIARSYSGIIVGAVSFRDEYDGHTIDDTLDHVEQMLGFRPSQAACDRGYRGQKESGTTKIVIPDVPKKNATYYQKEKAHKLFCKRAGIEPINGHLKSDHRMGRNFYKGIFGDMLNAKLAAAAFNFKRAMRRFFVLLEWLYCCFLCREGVNKNGEPPYPALAK; encoded by the coding sequence ATGTACAGACCGCCAAAATCCCACGCACAGACAAGCCTTTTCTGTTCCCTTGAGGAGCAGTTGAACCACAAGCATTCCCTCTACGTTCTCGCGAACAAGATTGACTGGAACAAGTTCGAGACCGAGTTTTCGAAACGGTTTGACGACAAAATGGGTGCGCCGAACAAGCCGATCCGTCTCATGACCGGGCTCATCATCCTGAAGCACATCCGCAACGTATCGGACGAGTCCGTCGTGGAGCAGTTTCAGGAAAACGCCTATTACCAGTATTTTTGCGGAGAACGGTTCTTCTCGACGGAGCAACCCTGCGACCCGAGCGAACTTGTTCACTTCCGGCACATGATTGGCGAAGCGGGCATGGACATGATCCTCAAGGAAAGTATCCTCGTCAACGATGACCACGATAAACAAGGACCGACAGGATGCGGCACGGTCTTTCTTGACACGACCGTGCAGGAAAAGAACATCACGTTCCCTACAGACGCCAAACTTGCGAACAAGATAATAGAACAGGTACAGAGGATCGTGGAAGAGCATGATCTTCCGCAAAGACAGTCCTACAAGAGAACCTTGAAGAAGGTCCATCGTGACCAGCGTTTCCGCAATCACCCGAAGAACGGCAAGAAGGCTCACAAGGCAGATCGCAGGCTGAAGACAATCGCGGGACGGCTCGTCCGTGAATTAGAGCGAAATCTCGCCAGCAAGAACTTGTTGAACACGTACAAAGAAAAAATCGAGCTTTTCAAAAAAGTTCTGGCACAGAAGAAATGCGACAAGGACAAGGTCTATTCGCTTCACGAACCCGAAGTAAAATGCATCGGCAAGGGCAAGGAACACAAGAAATACGAGTTCGGCAACAAGGTGTCAATCGCCCGGAGCTACAGCGGCATCATTGTCGGCGCGGTCTCGTTCCGGGACGAGTATGACGGACATACGATAGACGATACGCTTGACCATGTTGAACAAATGCTTGGATTCAGGCCGAGCCAGGCCGCATGCGACCGAGGCTACCGCGGACAAAAGGAATCCGGAACGACAAAGATCGTGATACCGGACGTCCCGAAGAAAAACGCGACTTACTACCAGAAGGAAAAGGCTCACAAGCTTTTTTGCAAGAGGGCAGGCATCGAGCCTATCAACGGCCACCTGAAAAGCGACCACCGTATGGGTAGAAATTTCTACAAGGGAATCTTTGGCGACATGCTCAATGCAAAGCTTGCAGCAGCGGCGTTCAACTTCAAGAGGGCCATGAGGCGCTTTTTTGTCCTGTTGGAATGGCTATACTGTTGCTTCCTTTGCCGGGAAGGGGTGAATAAAAACGGCGAACCTCCTTATCCTGCGCTCGCGAAGTGA